CTTTTTAGAGAAATATTTTTAAAATTGTAGAATTGGCATTGTTATGCTAAAATAGTTTGAAGGAGGTAAAAAATGGGCATGGAATTTTTTAATCAGTTGAGTTTGCTTGGAATAGGTATTGAACTTATAGTTCCTATAATTGTTTTGGTTGTCCTTTTGATATTCGCAATTCCCACTGCTATAGTTGCTCACAAGAAAGGGCGAAACGCCTTTGGATGGTTTATATTAGGGCTTTTAACAGGACCTGTTGGGCTTGCAATTATTCTTATTGCCTTGCCGATCCACTACTATATGAAAAGCGGAGATGATGACCTATGAAAATCTTCATCGATACAGCGGATATTGAAGAGATTAAGACTGCAATCTCCTGGGGCATTGTTGACGGAGTAACTACCAACCCAACCCTTATCAAAAAAGCGCTTCAGAAGTACAGGTCTCAAATAAATTCTATGGAAGATTACATAAAAGAGATTTTAAGAACCGCAGGGAGGTTGCGTCCTGTAAGTTTGGAGGTCATTAGCACAGACCCAAAAAATATGGTAAGGGAAGGAACCATTCTTTACGAAAAGTTCAACTACATCGCAAGTAATGTAGTGGTAAAGATTCCTATAAATCCAAATATTGGCGATGGTGACGACTTTGACGGCATAAAAGCAGTGCGAGAACTGAAGCAAGCAGGGATTCCGGTTAATGTAACCCTTGTTATGACACCTGAACAGGCGTTTTTAGCGGCAAAGGCAGGCGCAGATTATGTAAGCCCATTTGTTGGAAGGATTGACGATTACCTTCGAAGCAAGATTGGAATGGAATTCAAGAAAGAGGACTACTTCCCCTCTGATGGCATAGAACACGACGAGGAGATAGTTAACGATAATGGCATTGTAAGTGGCGTCCACATGCTTTCGATTGTTAAAGAAATCTTTGAAAATTACAGGTTTTCTACTAAAATAATTGCGGCATCCGTTAGGAATGCAAGGCAAGTAAGAGAAATTTTAGAAGTAGGTTGCGATATTGCAACAGTGCCTTTTTATGTTTTAAAGGATATGACAAAGCATGTTAAAACAGAAGAAGGAATGATCAATTTTGTTAGAGATGTAGAAATTGAATATAAAGAAATTTTCGGGAAAGGAGAGTAACTATGGAAATAAACGAAAAAGAACTAAAGTATTTTGAAAAAGTTGGTGATGTAGTAGACACCCTTATCGACCTTATGCTTAACTACAGGCAAAGCGGTCACCCAGGTGGATCACGTTCAAAGATGCACATGTTTGTAACCCTTATGCTTTCAGGATTCTTACACTACGACATAAGGTATCCAGAAAAAAGATTTTCCGACAGGTTTATTTTAGGTGCAGGTCATACAATCCCCCTTGTCTATGCAACACTTGCAGTTCTTAATGGAGCGGTTCAGAAGAAATACGAGGAGACTCACGATGAAAAGTTCAAATTAAGAAGAGAATTTGCACTTCTACCAGAGGATTTACTTGGTTTTAGAAGGAATAAAGGACTTTCAGGGCATGCTGAGTTTGAAGGAAAAACACTCTTTCTCAAGTTCAACACAGGTCCTTCAGGTCATGGTATAACTGCCGCTGCAGGTGAGGCGGTTGCCTTAAAGAGAGCAGGTGCAGA
This genomic window from Caldisericum sp. contains:
- a CDS encoding transaldolase, producing MKIFIDTADIEEIKTAISWGIVDGVTTNPTLIKKALQKYRSQINSMEDYIKEILRTAGRLRPVSLEVISTDPKNMVREGTILYEKFNYIASNVVVKIPINPNIGDGDDFDGIKAVRELKQAGIPVNVTLVMTPEQAFLAAKAGADYVSPFVGRIDDYLRSKIGMEFKKEDYFPSDGIEHDEEIVNDNGIVSGVHMLSIVKEIFENYRFSTKIIAASVRNARQVREILEVGCDIATVPFYVLKDMTKHVKTEEGMINFVRDVEIEYKEIFGKGE